A part of Kineococcus rhizosphaerae genomic DNA contains:
- a CDS encoding MGMT family protein: MDPHLPERAEEILEVVHAIPRGRVLTYGDVGARVGDRGPRFVGNVLRRFGSDVPWWRVLRADGSAPPPLADEALRRWRAEGTPLRRLAHDAADVRVDLGAARWDAGEWTAPWEPGVPVAGEAR; encoded by the coding sequence GTGGACCCGCACCTGCCCGAACGCGCCGAGGAGATCCTCGAGGTCGTGCACGCCATCCCGCGCGGCCGCGTCCTGACCTACGGCGACGTCGGGGCCCGGGTCGGGGACCGCGGGCCCCGGTTCGTGGGGAACGTGCTGCGCCGCTTCGGGTCCGACGTCCCCTGGTGGCGCGTGCTGCGCGCCGACGGCAGCGCCCCGCCACCGCTGGCCGACGAGGCGCTGCGCCGCTGGCGCGCGGAGGGGACCCCGCTGCGCCGGCTCGCGCACGACGCCGCCGACGTCCGCGTCGACCTCGGCGCCGCGCGCTGGGACGCGGGGGAGTGGACCGCGCCCTGGGAACCGGGCGTGCCGGTGGCCGGGGAGGCGCGGTGA
- a CDS encoding PHP domain-containing protein yields MRIDLHTHSTASDGTQSPADVIASAAQAGLDVVALTDHDTSTGWAEATAAADREGLRFVPGVEISCLLRGVSVHLLSYLHDPDDPALVAMLAESRSSRVGRARRMVERLGPDTGLSWADVEAQVHGPATIGRPHIADALVARGVVADRDEAFATLLSGRGKYFVPQTAPDPLEAVRRVTAAGGVPVIAHPAASKRGSCIDDGEIEAMAAAGMAGLEVDHRDHSDAERAHLRDVARSLGLFVTGSSDYHGTGKRNLLGENTTDPESLQRIDALAAERVVHPA; encoded by the coding sequence GTGCGCATCGACCTGCACACGCACTCCACGGCGTCCGACGGGACACAATCCCCGGCCGACGTGATCGCCTCCGCAGCGCAGGCCGGACTCGACGTCGTCGCCCTCACCGACCACGACACGAGCACGGGCTGGGCGGAGGCCACGGCCGCGGCCGATCGAGAAGGGCTCCGGTTCGTGCCGGGGGTCGAGATCAGCTGTCTGCTCCGTGGGGTGTCCGTGCACCTGCTGTCCTACCTCCACGACCCCGACGACCCCGCCCTCGTGGCGATGCTCGCCGAGTCGCGCAGCTCCCGCGTGGGCCGCGCCCGGCGCATGGTCGAACGCCTCGGGCCCGACACCGGCCTGAGCTGGGCCGACGTCGAGGCGCAGGTCCACGGGCCCGCGACCATCGGCCGTCCCCACATCGCCGACGCCCTCGTGGCGCGCGGTGTCGTCGCCGACCGCGACGAGGCCTTCGCCACCCTGCTGTCGGGGCGCGGCAAGTACTTCGTCCCGCAGACCGCCCCGGACCCCCTCGAGGCCGTCCGGCGCGTCACGGCCGCCGGCGGGGTGCCGGTCATCGCGCACCCGGCCGCCTCCAAGCGCGGCAGCTGCATCGACGACGGCGAGATCGAGGCGATGGCCGCGGCCGGGATGGCCGGCCTCGAGGTCGACCACCGCGACCACTCCGACGCCGAGCGCGCGCACCTGCGCGACGTCGCCCGCTCCCTGGGCCTGTTCGTCACCGGTTCCAGCGACTACCACGGCACCGGGAAGCGGAACCTGCTGGGGGAGAACACGACCGACCCCGAGTCGCTGCAGCGCATCGACGCCCTGGCGGCCGAGCGGGTCGTGCACCCGGCGTGA
- a CDS encoding DEAD/DEAH box helicase produces MTDTSTTETTPTGTDETGTDETGTDETSLPVHHIGTFAEHGVDPRIAQSLAGAGITTPFPIQAMTLPVALTGHDIIGQAKTGTGKTLGFGVPLLQRTAVQGDPEYDRLPHPGKPQALVVVPTRELAVQVAGDLTTASRNYPVRILTVYGGRAYEPQIEALTKGVDVVVGTPGRLLDLAKQRHLDLSNVVCVVLDEADEMLDLGFLPDVERLLAQTNPARQTMLFSATMPGPVVAMARSYMRQPTHIRAVDPTDDGATVAAITQFAYRAHALDKVEVLARMLQATGRGLTIVFSRTKRTAASVAEQLTERGFAAASIHGDLGQGAREQALRAFRHGKVDVLVATDVAARGIDVEDVTHVVNYQCPEDEKTYLHRIGRTGRAGNTGVAVTFVDWDEMPRWSLIDKALGLGFGEPVETYSTSPHLFDDLGIPAGTTGRLPRTQRTRAGLEAEQVEDLGEVGAAKGRRGGRGGGDRKSGGRGGRDRAPEVGEGAAAGVEEGVEEPREERPRRTRTRRRTRSGVDVGTDAGTDAGTDAQPVDGTTGGTDGTGAPVVADGDAGEAGAPAPRRRRRTRSTASAETTNGTTGPVTD; encoded by the coding sequence ATGACCGACACCAGCACTACCGAGACCACCCCCACCGGGACCGACGAGACCGGGACCGACGAGACCGGGACCGACGAGACGTCGCTGCCGGTGCACCACATCGGCACCTTCGCCGAGCACGGCGTGGACCCGCGCATCGCGCAGTCCCTCGCCGGCGCGGGGATCACGACCCCGTTCCCCATCCAGGCCATGACGCTGCCGGTGGCGCTGACCGGGCACGACATCATCGGCCAGGCCAAGACGGGGACGGGCAAGACGCTCGGCTTCGGCGTGCCGCTGCTGCAGCGCACCGCCGTCCAGGGCGACCCCGAGTACGACCGGCTGCCGCACCCCGGCAAGCCGCAGGCGCTCGTCGTCGTCCCCACCCGCGAGCTCGCCGTCCAGGTCGCCGGTGACCTGACGACCGCGAGCCGCAACTACCCCGTGCGCATCCTCACCGTCTACGGCGGCCGCGCGTACGAACCGCAGATCGAGGCCCTGACCAAGGGCGTCGACGTCGTCGTCGGCACGCCGGGCCGACTGCTGGACCTGGCCAAGCAGCGCCACCTGGACCTGTCCAACGTGGTGTGCGTCGTGCTCGACGAGGCCGACGAGATGCTCGACCTGGGCTTCCTGCCCGACGTCGAGCGGCTGCTGGCGCAGACCAACCCCGCCCGCCAGACGATGCTGTTCTCGGCGACGATGCCCGGCCCGGTCGTGGCGATGGCGCGCTCGTACATGCGTCAGCCGACCCACATCCGCGCGGTCGACCCCACCGACGACGGCGCCACCGTCGCGGCCATCACGCAGTTCGCCTACCGGGCCCACGCCCTCGACAAGGTCGAGGTGCTGGCCCGGATGCTGCAGGCCACCGGCCGCGGGCTGACGATCGTCTTCAGCCGCACCAAGCGCACGGCGGCCTCGGTGGCCGAGCAGCTGACCGAGCGGGGCTTCGCCGCCGCGTCCATCCACGGCGACCTGGGCCAGGGGGCGCGCGAGCAGGCGCTGCGCGCGTTCCGGCACGGCAAGGTCGACGTGCTGGTCGCCACCGACGTCGCCGCCCGCGGCATCGACGTCGAGGACGTCACGCACGTCGTGAACTACCAGTGCCCCGAGGACGAGAAGACGTACCTGCACCGCATCGGGCGCACGGGTCGCGCCGGCAACACCGGGGTGGCGGTCACGTTCGTCGACTGGGACGAGATGCCCCGGTGGTCGCTGATCGACAAGGCGCTGGGCCTGGGCTTCGGCGAACCGGTGGAGACCTACTCGACGTCCCCGCACCTGTTCGACGACCTCGGCATCCCGGCCGGCACGACGGGCCGGCTGCCGCGTACGCAGCGCACGCGCGCCGGGCTGGAGGCCGAGCAGGTCGAGGACCTCGGTGAGGTCGGCGCCGCCAAGGGCCGCCGCGGCGGTCGCGGGGGCGGCGACCGCAAGAGCGGTGGACGCGGCGGCCGCGACCGGGCGCCCGAGGTGGGCGAAGGCGCTGCGGCGGGTGTCGAGGAGGGCGTCGAGGAGCCCCGCGAGGAGCGGCCCCGCCGCACCCGCACCCGCCGCCGCACCCGCTCGGGCGTCGACGTGGGCACCGACGCGGGCACCGACGCGGGCACCGACGCTCAGCCGGTCGACGGGACCACCGGCGGCACGGACGGGACCGGCGCGCCGGTCGTCGCCGACGGGGACGCGGGTGAGGCCGGCGCGCCGGCTCCCCGCCGTCGTCGCCGCACGCGGTCGACGGCGAGCGCCGAGACGACGAACGGGACGACTGGCCCCGTCACCGACTGA
- a CDS encoding DUF3107 domain-containing protein, whose protein sequence is MEVRIGVQNVARELVFESAQTSEEITAAVAEALTAGTVLKLSDEKGRQVVVPAASIGYLDIGVQEKGKVGFGIS, encoded by the coding sequence GTGGAGGTTCGGATCGGCGTGCAGAACGTCGCACGCGAGCTGGTGTTCGAGTCGGCCCAGACCAGCGAGGAGATCACCGCCGCCGTCGCGGAGGCCCTCACGGCCGGCACGGTGCTGAAGCTGTCGGACGAGAAGGGCCGCCAGGTCGTGGTGCCCGCCGCGAGCATCGGCTACCTCGACATCGGCGTGCAGGAGAAGGGCAAGGTCGGGTTCGGGATCTCCTGA
- a CDS encoding MarC family protein: protein MNWQLFGESFVTLFVIMDPLGTVPIFLGLTASFSPAQRSRAARQAVVVAFGVIVAFAVFGQRILDYLHISLPSLQAAGGLLLLLIALELLTGKGDEPTSTVGVNVAMVPLGTPLLAGPGAIVATMVFVQQSHGVRDWTAIALGVIAVHVTLWLAMRFAGLVHKLLGDSGVLLVTRVAGLLLSAIAVQLIADAVRAFVVGTT from the coding sequence GTGAACTGGCAACTGTTCGGCGAGTCCTTCGTCACCCTGTTCGTCATCATGGACCCGCTGGGGACGGTCCCGATCTTCCTCGGGCTGACGGCCAGCTTCAGCCCCGCGCAGCGCTCGCGCGCTGCCCGGCAGGCCGTGGTCGTCGCCTTCGGGGTCATCGTCGCGTTCGCCGTCTTCGGGCAGCGCATCCTCGACTACCTGCACATCAGCCTGCCGTCGCTGCAGGCGGCCGGTGGGCTGCTGCTGCTGCTCATCGCCCTGGAACTGCTGACCGGCAAGGGCGACGAGCCGACGAGCACGGTCGGGGTGAACGTGGCGATGGTCCCGCTGGGGACCCCGCTGCTCGCCGGGCCCGGCGCGATCGTGGCGACGATGGTCTTCGTCCAGCAGTCGCACGGCGTGCGCGACTGGACCGCCATCGCCCTCGGCGTCATCGCCGTGCACGTGACGCTGTGGCTCGCCATGCGCTTCGCCGGGCTCGTCCACAAGCTCCTCGGCGACTCCGGCGTCCTGCTCGTGACCCGGGTCGCCGGTCTGCTGCTGTCGGCCATCGCCGTCCAGCTCATCGCCGACGCCGTGCGGGCCTTCGTCGTCGGCACGACGTGA
- a CDS encoding pyridoxamine 5'-phosphate oxidase family protein → MSASPPPTPLPPGPPPLRWSEVETADPGFAAAVLARFTATKHHVLACLTRDGSPRVWGTEVDRWRGDLLLGSMVPARKVDDLRRDPRFALHANPGDGSMAGGDAKLTGRAVEVTDEALLAAYTDERRPPPPFVLFRLELTSVVLTELDGEGEAAVLRIRSLAPGRAVRTVTR, encoded by the coding sequence ATGAGCGCGTCCCCACCACCGACCCCGCTCCCACCCGGTCCCCCGCCGCTGCGCTGGAGCGAGGTGGAGACGGCGGACCCCGGGTTCGCCGCGGCCGTGCTGGCCCGGTTCACCGCCACCAAGCACCACGTCCTGGCCTGCCTGACGAGGGACGGCTCACCGCGGGTGTGGGGCACCGAGGTGGACCGCTGGCGCGGGGACCTGCTGCTCGGCTCGATGGTGCCGGCGCGCAAGGTCGACGACCTGCGCCGCGACCCCCGGTTCGCGCTGCACGCCAACCCCGGGGACGGGTCGATGGCCGGCGGCGACGCGAAGCTGACCGGCCGCGCCGTCGAGGTCACCGACGAGGCGCTGCTGGCCGCCTACACCGACGAGCGCCGGCCCCCGCCCCCGTTCGTGCTCTTCCGCCTCGAGCTCACCTCGGTGGTGCTCACCGAACTCGACGGCGAGGGCGAGGCCGCGGTGCTGCGGATCCGCAGCCTCGCCCCCGGGCGGGCCGTGCGGACCGTGACCCGCTGA
- a CDS encoding methylenetetrahydrofolate reductase, with protein sequence MSLVADLRTARRRFSVEFSPAHDEATAARQWRAVERLAPLGPLFASVTYGAGGGDRDGTVELAGRLARETPLRPVAHLTAVGQPAVALGRVVDDLLARGVRDVLALRGDPDGDPRAPWTPHPEGFQHADQLVRLALEHGVDSAGVAAFPLGHHESPDLETDLRHLLGKVRAGAGWAVAQLTYDVEDFLRLRDRLVAAGCDVPLVPGLLPVTSPRVLEVTRRLTDGHEPSWLHRRLAPLLDDRGAFREEGVRVAVEDGRRLLAEGVEVLHLYSLNAASNVETLVRELGLAAPSAPAPTSQGTAEEGSCRTPVVP encoded by the coding sequence GTGAGCCTGGTCGCGGACCTGCGGACCGCCCGGCGCCGCTTCTCGGTCGAGTTCTCCCCCGCGCACGACGAGGCCACCGCCGCCCGGCAGTGGCGGGCCGTCGAGCGGCTGGCGCCCCTGGGGCCGCTGTTCGCCTCGGTCACCTACGGCGCCGGCGGCGGGGACCGGGACGGCACCGTCGAGCTGGCCGGGCGGCTGGCCCGCGAGACGCCGCTGCGCCCGGTCGCGCACCTGACCGCCGTCGGGCAGCCCGCCGTCGCGCTGGGACGCGTCGTCGACGACCTCCTCGCCCGGGGGGTGCGCGACGTCCTGGCGCTGCGGGGGGACCCCGACGGCGACCCCCGGGCGCCCTGGACCCCGCACCCGGAGGGCTTCCAGCACGCCGACCAGCTCGTCCGGCTCGCCCTGGAGCACGGGGTCGACAGCGCCGGGGTCGCGGCGTTCCCGCTGGGCCACCACGAGTCGCCCGACCTGGAGACCGACCTGCGGCACCTGCTGGGCAAGGTCCGGGCCGGGGCCGGCTGGGCCGTCGCCCAGCTGACGTACGACGTGGAGGACTTCCTGCGGCTGCGCGACCGCCTCGTCGCGGCCGGTTGCGACGTCCCGCTCGTGCCCGGCCTGCTGCCGGTCACCAGCCCCCGCGTGCTGGAGGTGACCCGGCGGCTGACCGACGGGCACGAGCCGTCGTGGCTGCACCGCCGGCTCGCACCGCTGCTCGACGACCGCGGGGCCTTCCGCGAGGAGGGCGTGCGGGTGGCCGTCGAGGACGGCCGGCGGCTGCTCGCCGAGGGGGTCGAGGTGCTGCACCTGTACTCGCTCAACGCGGCGTCCAACGTCGAGACGCTCGTGCGCGAGCTGGGGCTGGCCGCGCCCTCGGCGCCGGCCCCGACGTCGCAGGGGACGGCGGAGGAGGGGTCGTGTCGGACCCCTGTGGTTCCGTGA
- a CDS encoding DUF3152 domain-containing protein, whose translation MAVPHPASARRALVLGAVGLALAACTGSPGSASTPGTAAGSTSGPAPSGSTASPTTPTTPAATSAATPETTPQTPTATTPAPPAGLTAADVTAGVLRREVPQSGDGTLSVVPGSSPAPPSARVRTVRVEVEQSLVDAGVLDPAAFADFALGVLNDPRSWGAGGTMSFARTDGDAEMRLVLASPDTSAAMCRPLRTNGTLSCRHGDAAILTWYRWVEAITDYGEDRTGYRQYVVNHEIGHALGHGHDPNPGPGRLAPVMMQQTKGLDGALPNPWPNP comes from the coding sequence GTGGCCGTCCCGCACCCCGCCTCCGCCCGTCGCGCCCTCGTCCTGGGCGCCGTCGGGCTGGCGCTCGCCGCGTGCACGGGCAGCCCCGGCTCCGCGAGCACCCCCGGGACCGCGGCGGGGAGCACCTCGGGCCCCGCCCCCTCCGGGTCGACGGCCTCCCCGACGACCCCGACGACCCCGGCGGCCACCTCGGCGGCCACCCCGGAGACGACCCCGCAGACCCCCACGGCGACGACGCCCGCGCCGCCGGCCGGTCTCACCGCGGCCGACGTCACCGCCGGCGTGCTGCGCCGGGAGGTCCCGCAGTCCGGCGACGGGACCCTGTCCGTCGTCCCCGGTTCCAGCCCCGCCCCGCCGTCGGCCCGCGTCCGCACCGTGCGCGTGGAGGTGGAGCAGTCCCTCGTGGACGCCGGCGTCCTCGACCCCGCGGCCTTCGCCGACTTCGCGCTCGGTGTCCTCAACGACCCCCGCAGCTGGGGCGCGGGGGGCACGATGAGCTTCGCCCGGACCGACGGGGACGCCGAGATGCGCCTCGTCCTGGCCAGCCCGGACACCTCCGCGGCGATGTGCCGGCCGCTGCGCACGAACGGGACGCTGTCCTGCCGCCACGGCGACGCCGCGATCCTCACCTGGTACCGCTGGGTGGAGGCCATCACGGACTACGGCGAGGACCGCACCGGCTACCGCCAGTACGTCGTCAACCACGAGATCGGTCACGCCCTGGGCCACGGGCACGACCCGAACCCCGGCCCCGGCCGTCTCGCCCCGGTGATGATGCAGCAGACCAAGGGGCTCGACGGGGCCCTGCCCAACCCGTGGCCGAACCCGTAG
- a CDS encoding DUF6758 family protein yields the protein MGGTAQCPRCDSAVRAPSIWHSGHTCAVHGEVVPLQPPHPADSEHLAWIARHSDVPVWLPWPLPDGWLVTGTRCVRDDKHEAQAVVVAVSGPHHGPAGGPRVADLLLVSEQPGTGLGAHLAGRDDLDPGEGLVTGRPAVRLHAAGASTPLWSVPADGDRAVLVGEAGAVWLWALLWPATAGVTLLDDLHLVDLRDPAHELDVPCGAPSPRLHWARLDVPARA from the coding sequence ATGGGCGGTACAGCGCAGTGCCCCCGCTGCGACTCCGCGGTGAGGGCACCCAGCATCTGGCACTCCGGACACACCTGCGCGGTGCACGGGGAGGTGGTCCCCCTGCAGCCGCCGCACCCGGCCGACTCCGAGCACCTGGCCTGGATCGCCCGGCACTCCGACGTCCCCGTGTGGCTGCCGTGGCCGCTGCCGGACGGCTGGCTCGTCACCGGGACCCGGTGCGTTCGCGACGACAAGCACGAGGCGCAGGCCGTCGTGGTCGCCGTCAGCGGCCCGCACCACGGCCCGGCGGGCGGCCCGCGCGTCGCGGACCTGCTGCTGGTCTCCGAGCAGCCCGGCACAGGCCTGGGGGCCCACCTGGCCGGCCGCGACGACCTCGACCCCGGGGAGGGGCTGGTGACCGGCCGGCCCGCGGTGCGCCTGCACGCCGCCGGAGCCTCCACGCCCCTGTGGAGCGTGCCGGCCGACGGCGACCGCGCGGTGCTGGTGGGGGAGGCCGGGGCCGTCTGGCTGTGGGCGCTGCTGTGGCCCGCGACGGCCGGGGTGACGCTGCTGGACGACCTGCACCTCGTCGACCTGCGCGATCCCGCCCACGAGCTCGACGTGCCGTGCGGGGCGCCGTCGCCGCGACTGCACTGGGCCCGGCTGGACGTGCCCGCGCGCGCGTGA